Sequence from the Populus nigra chromosome 17, ddPopNigr1.1, whole genome shotgun sequence genome:
TATCAAACATCACTACCTAAGTACTGAAATAAGCTAAAAACGATTCAAAACCTTCCCACTCATAACAATCTTAGGAATCATGAGAAATAAAATGTACTATTCACAGTTCAACACAGCTTCAATACAAGTGAACAAATAACctgaatcaaatttgatttcagCACGGGGAGCTGAAGTCCCCCAACCTCCAGTTTGTTTGGGCGCAGCTGCAGTTCCATCTGGTATAGCTTGAATCCTATCTGGCAATGCAAGGACCAAATCATTTCGTGCAGCAAGTTCTTCTGTAGAAAGTCCTTTAACCTGTCAATACTCCAACCCTGATGCTGTCAATTGTATAATTTGGATGCTAAATACCAATTTATGATAGAAAAACGATGCGATCAAAGAGAAATTCATGTATACTACGGAGGAATCGCGAGGATATCAATTTCTAGAGTTAATGCATACCGAGTCAGAGAAAATCACTTGAAAGAGTTTTCAAAAACTAACCTTCTTTACAGCTAATCTCTGCAGTTTAGGGACTTCCTCAAGCAATCTAGCCTTAGTTCTACGAAGCTCTGCGTTTATAGCAACAGCAGAGGCCTTACTTTTCTCCTTGGAAGCAAGCTCGGCTTTCTGTATAGATCAAATCACTCGAAATTCAAGAATGTAAGCAGAAATACAACCTTCCAATTAACAGAAACTACACTCCAAAactataaattgatttaattaaagcctaaatCAACGAGTTGATACtaattttgaaacatgaaaGGAATCAATTTGATTACAAAGAGATCGAAGAAACCTGGAGAGCGGCTTCAATGTCAGAATCAATGGCGGCGTAGAGGCGAGCAAAGGCATCGTCGCCGGAGACATTGAGATCTTTTTGCTTTTCAATGTCGTATTTGTCGTATTTGTTGCAGATCGCGTCTACTCGAGTTAATATGTCAATCACGCtcattttataagtttttattattattattattatcggttagaagaaatgaaagagagaagagaaggattttgggttgaatttcttTGGTTTTGAGCTTATGGTGGTGATTTGAAGGGAATAATTTAGCACGAAGCGGTTTTCCGGTTCCAATTTTCAACTCTCCGACTCCAAGTAAGGTGAACAACTACAGCCTGTAAGGCAACACTTTTTTATTACTTGATATTCTCTCCCATTAGCGCTAGTAAAGAAAGGATTTCTAACTTCGgaataatttgataatatagCTTCAAAAGAGGTTGTAATTTgcgctcttttttttcttttttttttatccaaagaCAAGAAATTAGTTACTATACTTGTTTTTGtgattgctttaaaaaaaattgaattttaaaaaatatatattttaatattactttgatataaaaattaatttaaaaaaataaaaatatattattttaatatattttcaagttaaaaacattttgaaaagcaattagTTTTGTGTGTACTAATATGGTGTGATCTTGATAATTTGACAAATATACCAATAACTCAGTTTatctaatcaaattttaatttgattttaaaaaaaaataaaaaaacaacatcaatttaacatttttttacaaaaacaattaaaaatcactaaaataatgatattttaaattgactCAAGTTAAATCAGATTAGCCTACCCAACTAATGACCTAGTTCATTGCCTGACtcgatttaataactatattttttaatatattttttatttaatcataagataataaaaataaatagtcaaataaaagataacaaataaaattatggaggaaaattatattattttattgaaattgtctttttgatccatttaattttttttgcacaaaatattatttttattaaaaacataattcattgaacaaaaagcaaaaaaccactagaaaaagtttttttgaaaattataacgAGCAAGGAAAAAGgtatacatttttaattaaaaaaatctaatttcttattcaagcatttctttttttgttttcatgaaaacatcttttttttaataaaaaactttgatttttaagacaaaacttcttatgattataaaataaaatattaattaaaaaatcataaatggatCATCATTTTGCAACAATATGAAAAAGTATAAGAACAATAAATCTAAgaacaatatataaaacaaattacaataaaaaactaagaatatagttattttatttttattcaatattaataagaatgttattttaaaaattatacataaattttttcataaataaatcgataatatcatcataaaaaaagcaTGATCTTCTTAAAAACgatcctataattttttattaccaacgtggttttcaaataaaaagcagtaataattaaaataaaaatttactaaaaattttaataatttgaaataagtaGAAAAAATGTATCCTATAATTTTAGcgctttgtttttaatttatttattatccttctaattttttttcaaccaatttcaatatttttctcaatatttctttcattttttttctttgattgcatTGAAATGGTCCTTTAATAGTCTTTTTCAATATGGTCattgacttttaattttttaattatttagttaatttcactcatttcttgatttttcttcataatttcaGCTTTGATTGTAATAAAATAGTTCGTAATAAAATAGTTCCTCACTATAGGcacattatttattttctcacttTTTCTCTACATTCTcatcttttatccttttatttttttgttctttttttctgaaatattttttaaccttcaatttaaatattttcatttttggtttaaatacattttttccTAGATGAGTTAAAAATcggattaaaacaaaaacaatagaaGAGAAAGCAacatgcaaacaaaaaaaaaacgaaagagagaaaaagaaaaggacaacgAAATAGAAATAACCTTAAACTCTCTCaaagtagtaattaatattataattaatatgattacTTAATACACGAAGTTTGTGTTAAACTTtacatataattgttttttttaatatataattagcgTAGAAATTAGTAGTGTTCATTATGTATCTCGAATTAGAGgtatttaaaaatttcaatcaatcaaaaaaatcaaaaaaaccaaagaaaaattagttgaaaaaattaaaccgagataaaaaaccgattaaactgattttcaaaatcataaaatctaatcagtttggttcggtttttgtTTTACAACTAAAACTGATAAACCGAACCAAtccaaccaaaaaaattaaatatctataaaaatcAAGAGGTGTATAAATTAACCTAACCCTAACATAACCCCCCTCACAAAAAGCCACCGCCTAAAAAATACTTCtcattcttcttttccttttcatctaCTCTACGCCTCAtctccatctcttttttttttttcacactaTCTAGCCGAACATAAACCAACCTCTCCATCTCCCtagcttttcttttatgttctcTCATCTTGTTTGAAGGTAATTATATTGTGTTTATTGAGTTAAATTTTATGCATTTTAATCGAACACAACTACCATGGATATTTACCTTTTGTTATTATGGATCCTCTAACCCAACGCTCCCACGACTTGTTATACACAAGGATATCAAGATTTATGGTTGACCTTGTGGATATTGATGTATAACTATTGAGAAATGAAGATCATCAAATTGCTTTTagcatctatttttttgttttttagctgATACCAAGGAGTGGGAATCAGTGAgtcacaaacaaacaaataatataaactatCAACTTTCTAGATGTCATTGATTTTTCTGACTCCATTATTTCATGTGGGCAAATACTTTCATTTTTGTGATTTTGAGAGGAAAAACACACATAAATATATTAGCCGAtaaatggagagaaaaaaatttgaaacacttgatattttaaaaagagcTATATAAAGTGTAAACCAtcatattatagatttaaaaaagcCCATATACAGGATTAGATTTaccaattttatttataaaaaaaacaaaccaaactgattttatttgaatttaatttcggTTTGGTCTGGAgtatattttctaaaatcaatctaatttggtttagttaatttttttttaattcaaaccaaaccgaaatgtGAACATCTCTATCTCGAATGTTCTTTACACGTGGAAATTAATAAGAACAAGAAACATTCGGCTGACTCTTCTTTCCTTCTATCGTAAGAATTCAACTGCATTCCATCTAGGCGGCTACCTCCTTTTAAAAACACAGTGCCTCCTCAAAAACCACTTCAGTGCACATTTGTTCTTACACCAACTCTCAAAATTTAAgttctttctctgttttcttgAATCCCTCCAAACATGCAGATCTTCATGAAAACCTTAACAGAAAAATCATAACTCTCGAAGTCGAGAGTTTTGATACAATCAATCAACAACGTCAAAGTCAAAATTCAAGACAAGGAAGGCATCCCTCCTGATCAACAACGTCTGTCCTTGTTGATTACAACATTCAAAGGAATCCCCACACCACCTTGTCCTTAAGTTATTTGGGAATTTCCTCATTTCAATAGTGTTTATTAGGGTTTATTGTATCATGATGGTATAGAGCATAAATATGTGAAGACTCTAGATCTtagtgttttaatatttatggcACAAGACTATTGTTTGTTGCATTGATAaattgtttgagattttttacCTACTCTTGCATCCCGaattttatgattatgattaatAGTACTTATTGGTTAATTATTtatacctaattttttttattaattttagaagttAATTTCTTATTATGGATAGTATTATGATCTATGaccatgaaatttataaaactctcTACAGGgagtttttataattcttttattgagatctattaatatatttatttgtagaAAATTACTGAAGAAAAATCATGATATagtttacatgattattaagGTATATCAACTCCTTGTAGAgagttttaaattgatttgtaaGTTCTATATATGATCTGTCCCATGAAGGTTGAAATTTACTACTATATTGACATTGGTTAATTCAGATAAAGTATATGTTTcataacattaaaatattttcttggttaTTGGAACTTTTGCTACTACTTATATTGATACATCTAGTATTTATATGTTATGTGgtgataattttattgattagaaGGAAAATATCCATTTTGTATTAGGGTGTGTGGATTTGGATTTAATATTACATGTGGATGAATTACCCATCTCCACTGAATTAAATAATGCTCAGGAAAAGACTGATTATAAGTAGTGAAAACGTTTAAATCACTTAAGTTTAATGCTTATAAAATCTCGCATAAGTAAGAGTACTAAgggtttcatcattcaatgcTCAAGGGAAAAAGATTTTCTAAAAACCATAGAGAAACAATTTGCTCATTCTTAATGAAAAGGCTTTCGtatatgttattttactattCTAA
This genomic interval carries:
- the LOC133677723 gene encoding syntaxin-71-like — protein: MSVIDILTRVDAICNKYDKYDIEKQKDLNVSGDDAFARLYAAIDSDIEAALQKAELASKEKSKASAVAINAELRRTKARLLEEVPKLQRLAVKKVKGLSTEELAARNDLVLALPDRIQAIPDGTAAAPKQTGGWGTSAPRAEIKFDSDGQFDNEYFQETETSSQFRQEYEMRKMKQDQGLDMISDGLDTLKNMAHDMNEEIDRQVPLMDEIDTKVDKAAADLKNTNVRLKDTVNQLRSSRNFCIDIVLLIIILGIAAYLYNVLKK